Proteins encoded by one window of Kribbella flavida DSM 17836:
- a CDS encoding MATE family efflux transporter: MSSQDREILRLAVPAFFALVSEPLMLLADSAIVGHLGTPQLAALGIAGTILQTLVGICVFLAYGTTSAVARRIGAGDHRGALAQGIDGLWLALLLGVVLAVAGVLLAPAAIGAFDPSPDVADHAVVYLRISCLGIPSMLLLLAATGVLRGLQDTKTPMIVAISANLVNIVLNLVLVYGLGLDIAGSALGTALAQTAAGVALVVVVVRGARRDGAKLRPDRPGILASAQAGVPLVVRTLTLRVAIILATFVATSLGTTSVAAHQVAFTLWSFLALALDAIAIAAQALTGRALGAGDVEGTRAITRRMMWWGLWSGVGGGLALWGLHTFYVPWFTADPEVRHTLAAVLLVAALWQPVNGVVFVLDGVLIGAGDGPYLAVAGVVALVLYVPLALSVIWFDGGIVALWWAFGGFMLFRLLTLLTRERRDAWMVTGAVR, from the coding sequence GTGAGCAGCCAGGACCGGGAGATCCTCCGGCTCGCCGTACCGGCGTTCTTCGCCCTCGTCTCCGAGCCGCTGATGCTGCTGGCGGACTCGGCGATCGTCGGGCACCTGGGCACCCCGCAACTCGCCGCGCTCGGCATCGCCGGCACCATCCTGCAGACGCTGGTCGGCATCTGCGTCTTCCTCGCCTACGGCACCACCTCGGCCGTCGCCCGCCGGATCGGGGCCGGGGACCACCGCGGCGCCCTGGCCCAGGGCATCGACGGTCTCTGGCTGGCGCTGCTGCTGGGCGTCGTCCTGGCGGTCGCCGGCGTCCTGCTCGCACCGGCCGCGATCGGCGCGTTCGACCCGTCCCCCGACGTCGCCGACCACGCCGTCGTCTACCTGCGGATCTCCTGCCTCGGCATCCCGTCGATGCTGCTGCTGCTCGCGGCCACCGGCGTACTGCGGGGGCTGCAGGACACCAAGACGCCGATGATCGTCGCGATCAGCGCGAACCTGGTCAACATCGTGCTCAACCTCGTACTGGTCTACGGCCTCGGCCTGGACATCGCCGGCTCCGCCCTCGGTACGGCGCTCGCGCAGACCGCCGCCGGGGTCGCCCTCGTCGTCGTGGTCGTCCGCGGGGCCCGCCGCGACGGCGCCAAGCTGCGCCCGGACCGACCCGGCATCCTGGCCTCGGCCCAGGCCGGCGTCCCGCTGGTGGTCCGCACGCTGACGCTGCGGGTCGCGATCATCCTGGCCACGTTCGTCGCCACCTCGCTCGGTACGACGTCCGTCGCGGCGCACCAGGTCGCCTTCACGCTCTGGTCGTTCCTCGCGCTGGCCCTGGACGCGATCGCGATCGCCGCGCAGGCGCTGACCGGCCGGGCCCTCGGCGCGGGCGACGTCGAAGGCACCCGCGCGATCACCCGCCGGATGATGTGGTGGGGCCTGTGGTCGGGCGTCGGCGGCGGGCTCGCGCTGTGGGGCCTGCACACGTTCTACGTGCCCTGGTTCACCGCTGACCCGGAGGTGCGGCACACGCTCGCCGCCGTGCTGCTGGTCGCCGCGTTGTGGCAGCCGGTGAACGGTGTGGTGTTCGTGCTGGACGGCGTCCTGATCGGCGCGGGCGACGGCCCGTACCTGGCGGTCGCCGGGGTGGTCGCGCTGGTGCTCTACGTGCCGCTGGCGCTCAGCGTGATCTGGTTCGACGGCGGGATCGTGGCGCTGTGGTGGGCGTTCGGCGGGTTCATGTTGTTCCGCCTGCTGACGCTGCTCACCCGGGAGCGCCGCGACGCCTGGATGGTCACCGGCGCGGTCCGCTGA
- a CDS encoding tryptophan--tRNA ligase has protein sequence MATQSPARPVSLTGIKPTGDPHLGNLIGAIRPALQLADSYDAMYFIADYHALTVLRDPEQMRYYTRSVAATWIAAGLDTNRITMYRQSDVPETFELHWVLSCVSAKGLMNRAHAYKAARDKNAEAGKSDLDAGVNMGLYNYPVLMAADILLMDSDVVPVGKDQSQHVEYAADIAGTFNHLFGEDKLKVPRLVLPEDDAAKTLPGIDGRKMSKSYGNTIPLFAPENQLKKLVRRIATDSTPVEEPKDPDSSSAFQLYEQFASPEQLAETRKRLEAGGMGWGDLKNQLFEVINDQIGPLRARYEELMAPDSDLDALLDAGAERARARARVVVDRVREAVGIV, from the coding sequence ATGGCTACGCAATCGCCCGCACGTCCGGTGTCGCTGACCGGGATCAAGCCGACCGGCGACCCGCACCTGGGCAACCTGATCGGCGCGATCCGGCCGGCCCTGCAGCTCGCCGACAGCTACGACGCGATGTACTTCATCGCCGACTACCACGCGCTGACGGTGCTGCGCGATCCCGAGCAGATGCGGTACTACACCCGCTCGGTGGCGGCGACCTGGATCGCGGCCGGTCTGGACACCAACCGGATCACGATGTACCGCCAGTCCGACGTCCCGGAGACGTTCGAGCTGCACTGGGTGCTGTCCTGCGTGTCCGCCAAGGGCCTGATGAACCGGGCCCACGCCTACAAGGCGGCCCGGGACAAGAACGCCGAAGCCGGCAAGTCGGACCTGGACGCGGGCGTCAACATGGGCCTGTACAACTACCCGGTGCTGATGGCGGCCGACATCCTGCTGATGGACTCCGACGTGGTCCCGGTCGGCAAGGACCAGTCGCAGCACGTCGAGTACGCCGCGGACATCGCCGGTACGTTCAACCACCTCTTCGGCGAGGACAAACTCAAGGTGCCGCGGCTGGTACTGCCGGAGGACGACGCCGCCAAGACGCTGCCCGGCATCGACGGCCGCAAGATGAGCAAGAGCTACGGCAACACGATCCCGCTGTTCGCGCCGGAGAACCAGCTGAAGAAGCTGGTCCGCCGGATCGCCACCGACAGCACGCCGGTGGAGGAGCCGAAGGACCCGGACAGCTCCTCGGCGTTCCAGCTGTACGAGCAGTTCGCCTCGCCGGAGCAGCTGGCCGAGACCCGCAAGCGGCTCGAGGCCGGCGGGATGGGCTGGGGCGACCTGAAGAACCAGCTGTTCGAGGTCATCAACGACCAGATCGGCCCGCTGCGCGCCCGGTACGAGGAACTGATGGCGCCGGACAGCGATCTCGACGCCCTGCTGGACGCCGGCGCCGAGCGTGCCCGCGCCCGGGCCCGGGTCGTCGTCGACCGCGTCCGCGAGGCCGTCGGCATCGTCTGA
- a CDS encoding DUF4913 domain-containing protein, producing MDDDDAMELYYPHVAAFVEDRLVYLYSRRLGQTYVWCPEWFRHAEALSRLDSIWRAWEHLRLDPATGMSVWWRDHADPHMMVLLSPDGPFAGCRGQHSEYTAPPLATVTPPEGLFFDQRDPELRSL from the coding sequence ATGGACGACGACGACGCGATGGAGCTGTACTACCCGCATGTCGCGGCCTTCGTCGAGGACCGGCTGGTGTACCTGTACTCCCGCCGGCTCGGCCAGACGTACGTGTGGTGCCCGGAGTGGTTCCGGCACGCCGAGGCGCTGAGCCGGCTGGACTCGATCTGGCGGGCCTGGGAGCACCTGCGGCTCGACCCGGCCACCGGGATGTCGGTCTGGTGGCGGGACCACGCCGACCCGCACATGATGGTGCTGCTGAGCCCGGACGGCCCGTTCGCGGGCTGCCGGGGCCAGCACAGCGAGTACACCGCCCCGCCGCTGGCCACCGTCACGCCGCCGGAGGGCCTGTTCTTCGACCAGCGCGACCCCGAGCTGCGCAGCCTCTGA
- a CDS encoding type IV secretory system conjugative DNA transfer family protein, producing MAQGRKSTGPNSLSPEAMGLFALIGLVGFASFGTWIAASVGASISGVKKPTGNPLSVLIELATGDYEWPPAATAVLIAELAIVVALVVGVFLLLRRRRGSRSRVDRHADLMSNRRDLRKILREGAQETANRLGAGHAGPGVFIGRTVRDDLELFGSWEDMHIDIWGPRTGKTTTRAVPAILDAPGAVIATSNKRDIVDATRGPRTAKGPVWVFDPQGVADEEPTWWWNPLTYVTSEVKAKQFADHIVNSQRREGARSDAYFDTVATDLLAGLLLAAALAKRPITQVYLWLSDQLNDEPARILDNAPGYELAAQQMASLYSLPDKQRAGVFGSAQPNVQFLLNRQVARWVNPNGPSDNRPQFSPQDFIRRGGTLYSLSKEGTGTAGPLVAALTVAIVEAAEDYAKTCPMGRLPTPLVGVLDEAANVCRWKDLPDLYSHFGSRGIVLMTILQSWAQGVECWGEHGIEKLWSSANIRVYGGGVSDANFLERLSKLIGEYDIRSNSVSYQKGERSHSSQIQRHSIMEVSDLTSMPPGRAIVFASGTPATMIRTIPWMARPDAGAVRASLAQYDPGAASTAGPAGASANPWVAAGQKAQHNPLGPAQVTWPAQQQPPQPPPQQPSQPQQQWGQAQWSPPNPNDRRG from the coding sequence ATGGCGCAAGGCAGGAAGAGCACCGGACCGAACTCGCTGTCGCCGGAGGCGATGGGGCTGTTCGCGCTGATCGGACTGGTCGGGTTCGCCTCGTTCGGCACCTGGATCGCCGCCTCGGTCGGGGCGTCGATCAGCGGCGTGAAGAAGCCGACCGGCAACCCGCTCAGCGTGCTGATCGAGCTGGCCACCGGCGACTACGAGTGGCCGCCGGCCGCGACCGCGGTGCTGATCGCCGAGCTGGCGATCGTGGTGGCGCTGGTGGTCGGGGTCTTCCTGCTGCTGCGCCGCCGGCGGGGCAGCCGGTCCCGGGTGGACCGGCACGCCGACCTGATGTCGAACCGCCGCGACCTGCGCAAGATCCTGCGCGAAGGGGCCCAGGAGACCGCGAACCGGCTCGGCGCCGGGCACGCCGGTCCGGGCGTCTTCATCGGCCGTACGGTGCGCGACGACCTCGAGCTGTTCGGCTCCTGGGAGGACATGCACATCGACATCTGGGGCCCGCGGACCGGTAAGACGACCACCCGCGCGGTGCCGGCCATCCTGGACGCGCCGGGCGCGGTGATCGCCACCTCGAACAAGCGCGACATCGTCGACGCCACCCGCGGCCCGCGGACGGCGAAGGGCCCGGTCTGGGTGTTCGACCCCCAGGGCGTCGCCGACGAGGAGCCGACCTGGTGGTGGAACCCGCTGACCTACGTCACCAGCGAGGTGAAGGCCAAGCAGTTCGCCGACCACATCGTCAACAGCCAGCGCCGGGAGGGCGCCCGCTCGGACGCCTACTTCGACACCGTGGCGACCGACCTGCTCGCCGGGCTGCTGCTGGCGGCCGCGCTGGCCAAGCGGCCGATCACCCAGGTCTACCTGTGGCTCAGCGACCAGCTGAACGACGAGCCGGCCCGGATCCTCGACAACGCTCCGGGGTACGAGCTCGCGGCGCAGCAGATGGCCAGCCTCTACAGCCTGCCGGACAAGCAGCGCGCCGGTGTCTTCGGCAGCGCCCAGCCGAACGTGCAGTTCCTGCTCAACCGCCAGGTCGCCCGCTGGGTCAACCCGAACGGTCCGTCCGACAACCGGCCGCAGTTCAGCCCGCAGGACTTCATCCGCCGCGGCGGCACCCTGTACAGCCTGTCCAAGGAGGGCACCGGTACGGCGGGCCCGCTGGTCGCCGCGCTCACGGTGGCCATCGTCGAGGCGGCCGAGGACTACGCCAAGACCTGCCCGATGGGCCGCCTGCCCACCCCGCTGGTCGGCGTCCTGGACGAGGCGGCGAACGTCTGCCGCTGGAAGGACCTGCCCGACCTGTACAGCCACTTCGGCTCCCGCGGCATCGTGCTGATGACGATCCTGCAGTCCTGGGCGCAGGGCGTGGAGTGCTGGGGCGAGCACGGCATCGAGAAGCTCTGGTCGTCCGCGAACATCCGGGTGTACGGCGGTGGTGTGTCCGACGCGAACTTCCTGGAGCGGCTGAGCAAGCTGATCGGCGAGTACGACATCCGGTCGAACTCGGTCTCGTACCAGAAGGGCGAGCGCTCGCACAGCAGCCAGATCCAGCGGCACAGCATCATGGAGGTCTCGGACCTGACCTCGATGCCGCCGGGCCGGGCGATCGTGTTCGCCTCCGGTACGCCGGCGACGATGATCCGGACGATCCCGTGGATGGCCCGGCCGGACGCCGGCGCGGTCCGCGCCTCGCTGGCGCAGTACGACCCGGGCGCGGCGTCCACCGCGGGTCCGGCCGGCGCGTCGGCGAACCCGTGGGTCGCGGCCGGCCAGAAGGCCCAGCACAACCCGCTCGGCCCGGCGCAGGTCACCTGGCCGGCCCAGCAGCAGCCGCCGCAGCCACCGCCCCAGCAACCGTCCCAGCCCCAGCAGCAGTGGGGCCAGGCCCAGTGGAGCCCGCCGAACCCGAACGACCGCCGCGGGTGA
- a CDS encoding SCO6880 family protein, which translates to MRDQVAAADNVRTAPRTYGNWRAPASAGIAGMGMLGTVIMMFGLVITMIATLASGVAGALVSLMIVGTILLLLMTKDKHGHSALQRLSTRIGWQRAKMARHNIYRSGPLGRTAWGKFQLPGLAAASQLSEYQDSYGRPFALLFYPSTRHFTVVINAEPDGASLVDEDQVDVWVAHWGQWLASLGHEPGIVAASVTVETAPDTGIRLRREVSHNMQDGSPAIARAMLAEVIQTYPEGSALVSARVALTFKGTDRNGKRRKEDDMGRELASRLPALTQSLNSTGAGAARPVAAQELCETVRIAYDPAAAVLIDEARSQGISPELQWTDVGPAGAQAFWDKYRHDSAWSITWQMTQAPRGEVFSSVLSQLVGPHPDIDRKRVTLLYRPLDAATAARMVEADKRNASFRATASARPSARSMAEARAAERTAQEEARGAGLVNFGMVVTGTVMSAEQLPDMVAAIDNLGATARVLLRPAYGSQDSAFVAGLPLGIVMQSHLSVPAGLREAL; encoded by the coding sequence ATGAGGGACCAAGTGGCAGCGGCTGACAACGTACGAACGGCTCCCAGGACGTACGGGAACTGGCGGGCGCCCGCCTCGGCGGGAATCGCCGGGATGGGCATGCTCGGCACCGTCATCATGATGTTCGGCCTGGTGATCACGATGATCGCCACGCTGGCCAGCGGTGTGGCCGGCGCCCTGGTGTCGCTGATGATCGTCGGCACGATCCTGCTGCTGCTGATGACCAAGGACAAGCACGGGCACTCCGCCCTGCAGAGGCTCTCGACCCGAATTGGATGGCAGCGAGCGAAGATGGCCAGGCACAACATCTACCGATCCGGACCACTGGGCCGTACGGCGTGGGGCAAGTTCCAGCTGCCCGGCCTGGCCGCCGCCTCCCAGCTCAGCGAGTACCAGGACTCCTACGGGCGGCCGTTCGCGCTGCTGTTCTACCCGAGCACCCGGCACTTCACCGTGGTGATCAACGCCGAGCCGGACGGTGCGTCGCTGGTCGACGAGGACCAGGTCGACGTCTGGGTCGCGCACTGGGGTCAGTGGCTCGCCTCGCTCGGCCACGAGCCGGGCATCGTCGCCGCCTCGGTCACCGTCGAGACCGCGCCGGACACCGGGATCCGGCTGCGCCGCGAGGTGTCGCACAACATGCAGGACGGCAGCCCCGCGATCGCGCGCGCGATGCTGGCCGAGGTCATCCAGACCTACCCGGAGGGGTCGGCGCTGGTGTCGGCCCGGGTCGCGCTGACGTTCAAGGGCACCGACCGCAACGGCAAGCGCCGCAAGGAAGACGATATGGGCCGCGAGCTGGCGTCCCGGCTGCCCGCGCTCACCCAGAGCCTGAACTCCACCGGTGCCGGTGCCGCGCGTCCGGTGGCCGCGCAGGAGCTGTGCGAGACCGTCCGGATCGCCTACGACCCGGCCGCCGCGGTGCTGATCGACGAGGCGCGCAGCCAGGGCATCTCGCCCGAGCTGCAGTGGACCGACGTCGGCCCGGCCGGCGCCCAGGCGTTCTGGGACAAGTACCGGCACGACAGCGCCTGGTCGATCACCTGGCAGATGACGCAGGCGCCTCGCGGTGAGGTGTTCTCGTCGGTGCTGTCCCAGCTGGTCGGGCCGCACCCCGACATCGACCGCAAGCGCGTCACCCTGCTCTACCGGCCGCTCGACGCGGCCACCGCGGCCCGGATGGTCGAGGCCGACAAGCGCAACGCCTCGTTCCGGGCCACCGCCTCCGCCCGTCCGTCGGCCCGGTCGATGGCCGAGGCCCGGGCGGCGGAGCGGACCGCGCAGGAGGAGGCCCGCGGCGCCGGTCTGGTCAACTTCGGCATGGTCGTCACCGGCACGGTGATGTCGGCCGAGCAGTTGCCGGACATGGTCGCCGCCATCGACAACCTCGGCGCCACCGCCCGCGTCCTGCTGCGGCCGGCGTACGGGTCGCAGGACTCCGCCTTCGTCGCCGGGCTGCCGCTCGGCATCGTGATGCAGAGCCACCTGTCGGTTCCGGCCGGCCTGCGGGAAGCCCTGTGA
- a CDS encoding TrbC/VirB2 family protein, with amino-acid sequence MLAKFTHLLVPLGDALPNEVQNKVETVVGWVTTISISICILGVIVAGAMMAIGQRRGEGGEHAARLGWVLAGCIVIGTASALVNAIV; translated from the coding sequence ATGTTGGCTAAGTTCACCCACCTGCTCGTCCCGCTCGGGGACGCTCTGCCGAACGAGGTCCAGAACAAGGTCGAGACGGTGGTCGGCTGGGTGACCACGATCTCGATCTCGATCTGCATCCTCGGTGTCATCGTCGCCGGCGCCATGATGGCCATCGGTCAGCGGCGGGGCGAGGGCGGCGAGCACGCGGCCCGCCTCGGCTGGGTCCTCGCGGGCTGCATCGTCATCGGTACGGCGTCGGCGCTGGTCAACGCCATCGTCTGA
- a CDS encoding DUF6668 family protein gives MTQPQHNPWTTQQPLPPGPQPVPGPPPGLPDLSPRGPSAPQHGVPAPAEDQRLPKFAIPAADTLWWVGVHGGAGESTMAQLLPGTRAAGHRWPIPPPPVPTPVVLVARTHGSGLRAAQRAAIEWASGVVQGVAVLGLVLIADAPGRLPRVLDDFADIVGGGVPRVWDIPWIEEWRRGEDPTPDNTPDEVFEVLESIYALRASNPADYPAPY, from the coding sequence ATGACGCAACCGCAGCACAACCCGTGGACGACGCAGCAGCCACTGCCGCCCGGGCCGCAGCCGGTTCCAGGCCCCCCGCCGGGCCTGCCCGACCTGTCCCCTCGCGGGCCGTCGGCACCCCAGCACGGCGTACCGGCCCCGGCCGAGGACCAGCGGCTGCCGAAGTTCGCCATCCCCGCCGCCGACACCCTGTGGTGGGTCGGCGTGCACGGCGGAGCGGGCGAGTCGACGATGGCGCAGCTGCTGCCCGGCACGCGCGCGGCGGGACACCGCTGGCCGATCCCTCCGCCACCGGTGCCGACGCCGGTCGTGCTGGTCGCGCGGACCCACGGATCGGGCCTGCGCGCCGCACAGCGGGCTGCGATCGAGTGGGCCTCCGGGGTGGTCCAGGGCGTCGCGGTGCTCGGCCTCGTGCTGATCGCGGACGCTCCCGGCCGGCTGCCGCGGGTGCTCGACGACTTCGCCGACATCGTCGGCGGCGGTGTGCCCAGAGTCTGGGACATCCCCTGGATCGAGGAGTGGCGAAGGGGGGAGGATCCCACGCCCGACAACACCCCTGACGAGGTTTTCGAAGTTCTCGAATCCATTTACGCTCTTCGCGCGTCAAATCCAGCGGACTACCCCGCCCCGTACTGA
- the rplI gene encoding 50S ribosomal protein L9, with protein sequence MKLILAQEVEGLGNPGDIVEVKDGYGRNYLVPRGLAIGWTRGAEKQIQTIKRARDARAIQGKEHASEVKNQLEQLGVTLNVKAGDTGRLFGSVTPADIAGAIKSAGGPLVEKRAIAIGSPIKTTGKHQVSVQLHPEVAATVRLEVVAS encoded by the coding sequence ATGAAGCTCATCCTGGCGCAGGAGGTCGAAGGCCTCGGCAACCCCGGCGACATCGTCGAGGTGAAGGACGGCTACGGCCGTAACTACCTGGTGCCGCGCGGCCTGGCCATCGGCTGGACCCGGGGCGCCGAGAAGCAGATCCAGACGATCAAGCGGGCGCGCGACGCCCGGGCGATCCAGGGCAAGGAGCACGCGAGCGAGGTCAAGAACCAGCTCGAGCAGCTCGGCGTCACCCTGAACGTGAAGGCCGGCGACACCGGCCGCCTGTTCGGCTCGGTCACCCCGGCGGACATCGCCGGTGCGATCAAGTCCGCCGGCGGTCCGCTGGTGGAGAAGCGGGCGATCGCGATCGGTTCGCCGATCAAGACCACCGGCAAGCACCAGGTCTCGGTCCAGCTGCACCCCGAGGTGGCCGCCACGGTCCGCCTCGAGGTTGTCGCCAGCTGA
- the rpsR gene encoding 30S ribosomal protein S18, producing the protein MAKIIRKPKKKVCGFCKDKATYVDYKDTALLRKFISDRGKIRARRVTGNCVQHQRDVATAIKNAREVALLPYTSTAR; encoded by the coding sequence ATGGCCAAAATCATCCGGAAGCCGAAGAAGAAGGTCTGCGGCTTCTGCAAGGACAAGGCGACGTACGTCGACTACAAGGACACCGCGCTGCTGCGCAAGTTCATCTCGGACCGCGGCAAGATCCGCGCCCGCCGGGTGACCGGGAACTGCGTGCAGCACCAGCGCGACGTCGCCACCGCCATCAAGAACGCTCGTGAGGTGGCCCTGCTGCCGTACACGAGCACGGCTCGCTGA
- a CDS encoding single-stranded DNA-binding protein gives MAGETVVTLVGNLVDDPELRFTPSGAAVANFRIASTPRTYDRQSGEWKDGESLFLSCAVWRQAAENVAESLQRGMRVIVQGRLKSRTYDDREGNKRTVFEIDVDEVGPSLRSATAKVTRTMRSGPGGEGGGGGGFGGGGGNSGGGFGGGGGNAAPANDPWAAPQGGGGGQSAAPQNDPWASQGGGSMEEPPF, from the coding sequence ATGGCAGGCGAAACCGTCGTCACACTGGTCGGCAACCTTGTCGACGACCCTGAACTGCGGTTCACCCCGTCCGGTGCCGCCGTCGCGAACTTCCGGATCGCGTCGACGCCGCGGACGTACGACCGGCAGTCCGGTGAGTGGAAGGACGGCGAGTCGCTGTTCCTGAGCTGCGCCGTCTGGCGGCAGGCCGCGGAGAACGTGGCCGAGTCGCTGCAGCGCGGCATGCGCGTGATCGTGCAGGGCCGGCTGAAGTCGCGCACCTACGACGACCGTGAGGGCAACAAGCGCACGGTCTTCGAGATCGACGTCGACGAGGTCGGCCCGAGCCTGCGCAGCGCCACCGCCAAGGTGACCCGGACGATGCGTTCGGGCCCCGGCGGCGAAGGTGGCGGTGGCGGTGGCTTCGGGGGTGGCGGTGGCAACTCCGGTGGCGGGTTCGGCGGTGGCGGCGGCAACGCGGCCCCGGCGAACGACCCCTGGGCGGCCCCGCAGGGTGGTGGCGGCGGTCAGTCCGCCGCCCCGCAGAACGACCCCTGGGCGAGCCAGGGCGGCGGCTCGATGGAAGAGCCTCCGTTCTGA
- the rpsF gene encoding 30S ribosomal protein S6, with product MRRYEVMVILDPELEERTVEPSLDQYLNIVRKEGGTVEKLDIWGRRKLAYDVKKKAEGIYAVIDLTAEPAVVKELDRQLTLNESILRTKVIRPDQH from the coding sequence ATGCGTCGTTATGAAGTCATGGTGATCCTCGACCCTGAGCTCGAAGAGCGCACCGTGGAGCCGTCCCTCGACCAGTACCTGAACATCGTCCGCAAGGAAGGTGGCACGGTCGAGAAGCTCGACATCTGGGGCCGTCGCAAGCTCGCTTACGACGTCAAGAAGAAGGCCGAAGGCATCTACGCCGTCATCGACCTGACCGCCGAGCCGGCGGTGGTGAAGGAGCTCGACCGTCAGCTCACGCTGAACGAGTCGATCCTCCGCACCAAGGTCATCCGGCCGGACCAGCACTGA
- a CDS encoding MFS transporter: MLIPLVLAAAAMNAAMVAASAVSTILVADELAPALGGLPNTAGVLGTAAGAVAVGRLSARSGRAHALRVGYAVAVCGAALTTLSAVGAHVALLFIGMLLLGAGNAASLLSRYAAADAVDPARQARAMSAVVWASTAGAVGGPFLLEPAGRVAGSMGLPAISGAFLLAVVAAFGAVMAASRIKPTGSGQSGVPVAGEPEPGRADRSTTVIAAAVMIVGQLAMVALMTAVPVHVHQHGQGMTMLGAMLSAHTFGMFALAPVTGWLIDRWQPRPVMLAGLATLAGAALAVALPLGWTLTPALFLLGYGWNLCYLGGSASLARQPAGSAAARSRRESRVEAWVWGVSALATAASTLLFAAGGFPLVTTVSLALAVPLLAVVAARKPVAGRPEASNGIEHPRGEPVDMVG, encoded by the coding sequence ATGCTGATTCCCCTCGTCCTGGCCGCCGCCGCGATGAACGCCGCAATGGTCGCCGCCAGCGCGGTGAGCACGATCCTGGTCGCCGACGAACTGGCTCCTGCGCTGGGCGGTCTGCCCAACACAGCCGGCGTACTGGGCACGGCGGCGGGAGCAGTCGCCGTCGGTCGCCTCAGTGCTCGGAGTGGACGGGCCCACGCCCTGCGCGTGGGTTACGCCGTCGCAGTGTGTGGCGCAGCGCTGACCACACTCTCCGCTGTGGGAGCACACGTCGCGCTGCTGTTCATCGGCATGCTCCTGCTCGGTGCGGGGAACGCAGCAAGCCTCCTGTCGCGCTATGCCGCCGCGGACGCGGTCGATCCGGCCCGTCAGGCCAGAGCGATGAGCGCGGTCGTCTGGGCCAGTACTGCGGGTGCGGTCGGCGGGCCGTTCTTGCTGGAGCCAGCCGGGCGCGTTGCAGGTTCCATGGGGCTTCCGGCGATCTCCGGGGCGTTCCTGCTTGCTGTGGTTGCGGCGTTCGGCGCAGTGATGGCCGCGAGCCGGATCAAGCCGACCGGGTCCGGGCAGTCCGGCGTACCGGTGGCTGGCGAGCCGGAACCGGGCAGAGCTGATCGCAGTACGACGGTGATCGCGGCAGCCGTGATGATCGTCGGGCAGTTGGCGATGGTGGCCCTGATGACAGCGGTCCCGGTCCACGTCCATCAGCACGGCCAGGGGATGACCATGCTGGGGGCGATGCTGTCGGCCCACACGTTCGGGATGTTCGCGCTGGCTCCGGTGACCGGGTGGCTGATCGATCGCTGGCAGCCGAGGCCGGTGATGCTGGCCGGTCTGGCGACGCTGGCCGGAGCTGCGCTCGCTGTGGCCCTCCCGCTCGGCTGGACGTTGACGCCGGCGCTGTTCCTGCTCGGGTACGGCTGGAACCTCTGCTATCTCGGCGGCAGCGCGTCGCTGGCTCGCCAGCCGGCCGGCTCAGCAGCTGCTCGATCCCGCCGGGAGAGTCGGGTGGAGGCGTGGGTCTGGGGCGTGTCGGCGCTGGCGACCGCGGCCTCGACGCTGTTGTTCGCCGCCGGCGGCTTCCCGCTGGTGACCACCGTGTCGCTCGCGCTGGCCGTTCCGCTGCTGGCAGTGGTCGCCGCGCGGAAGCCGGTTGCCGGGCGTCCGGAGGCGTCGAACGGCATCGAACACCCCCGCGGTGAGCCTGTGGATATGGTCGGTTGA
- a CDS encoding Lrp/AsnC family transcriptional regulator, translating into MTLQPREPDSTDWQILAALQADGRLSFNQLGKRVNLSPPAVAERVRRLEEAGIITGYHAQVDAVRAGQPLSAFVQMRCTTGRCLLKTTRAEDFPEVLEIHKLSGNVCSMLRVRVTSMRHLEGLFERLGEHGEMNTHVVLSTEFEGRPVQPPAGEVRPVTRSAGWSR; encoded by the coding sequence ATGACCTTGCAGCCGCGCGAACCGGACTCCACCGACTGGCAGATCCTGGCCGCGCTGCAGGCCGACGGCCGGTTGTCGTTCAACCAGCTCGGCAAGCGGGTCAACCTGTCCCCGCCTGCGGTCGCCGAACGCGTTCGCCGGCTGGAGGAGGCCGGCATCATCACCGGGTACCACGCCCAGGTCGACGCGGTGCGGGCCGGTCAGCCGCTGTCGGCGTTCGTCCAGATGCGCTGCACCACCGGGCGCTGCCTGCTCAAGACGACCCGCGCGGAGGACTTCCCCGAGGTGCTCGAGATCCACAAGCTGAGCGGCAACGTGTGCTCGATGCTGCGCGTCCGGGTCACCTCGATGCGGCACCTGGAGGGCCTGTTCGAACGCCTCGGCGAGCACGGCGAGATGAACACGCACGTGGTGCTGTCCACCGAGTTCGAGGGGCGGCCGGTCCAGCCGCCGGCCGGCGAGGTCCGCCCGGTCACCCGCTCGGCCGGCTGGTCCCGCTGA